The segment CTTCTTCTGTGAGACTCTCTTTCTTGTCTCCAAGTGTTGTCCGAATCTCATCTTGTACTTTTTTCATCACTCTAGAGTTTCTGATCAACTCAGTCATTGCCCATATCATTGTTGATGCGCTTGTGCTAACCCCTGCTAGAAATATATCCTGACATAACACAAAATCATGTTACACATGAACGTCTtaaattgtaataatatttAGAATCGTttgtactatttttttatagtttgcaATACCATATACTTATCCAGgtaataatatttagtttttttttatattattaccGATATCATTCCTTTGAGATGATCCGTGGTGATCTTGCAAGAGTCTTGTCATATCATCTTAAGTTCGACATGGGGAGATCAATTGAGAAACTTTTGGTCTTTCTTACTGGCCCGTGAATGGACTTCAGGGTGGATTATCATTGACCAGCTGtcggaattttttttaatgcaccCTTGTGAGTTCATGTTGTGGCTTAGAAGCACGGACGGAGACAGTCAAAAGAGAGTGTTTTTTGTGATGTTTATGGGGTCATTCTTTCACAAAGAGGTATGTACTACTAGCtgatgtttttataatttacaaGTGATGTTTTGATGTATTTGTATTTTGCTTGCGGAGGTGATCGGTTGAGTTATAACGATAGAAAATTTATTGAAGAGATTATTttgtacaattttttatttagttgtaAGAgatataactttaaaatatattgatacatcattatttttttctacactttgttttagaaaataagatttttacaaaaaaaaatttagtttttgatATAGCTTTAAATATTTGACTATTTTTCACACTGCGTAAATCATTAATTGAATTACCGTTTAATCTTTACATATATGAATAATGATGACAACTTCACTATCGAAACACTTGAATCGATTTACGCTTATTCTTATACATTTTGACTGTTAATAACCCTTTTATGATAAAAACACTTGTAATGTTATCTTAtgatatttccttttttttttccgatgGCATATAACATGAAATATAACCAACATAAAGTTTTATCTTACTAAAAGAAATATTTgataagttgacaaaaaaaagaaaagaaatatttGATATACAATAAAGACATGCTTTATTTATGAAACACGCTCTTTTGAAGATGGAATCGGAACCGCTGCGAACGTATAAATACTAAACGCTCGAGTACTTCGTTCTacaccaaaaagtttaaaacttttCTCTCTCGCCTTCGAACCCAATCTCAAGGTAATTGATTAGAGAAACTCAACGCCTAGGGTTCGATCAAGatatctctttttcttttttttttttatcttatgctGTTTGTTTGCTATTAGGGTTTCGTCTCGTGATGTCTGGGCGAGATAGAATCAGCGAATTGCCGGATTGTTTGCTAACTCAAATACTCTCATACGTTTCGACAAAACAATCGGTGGAGACAAGTGTTTTGTCCAAGAGATGGGAGAATCTGTATCTAAGCGTTCCCGTTCTTGACTTAGACTGCTCTTCTGTTCCGTACGATGCAGACCAAGTGTTCTTAAGCTTCATTGACAAGCTTCTCGAGTTTAGCCCTGAGTCAATCCTATTTAAAGTCAAGGTTAAGTGCAGAGACACGATGATACGCGGGTTCAGGGATCGGATCGGTACAATGATTGACCGGGGGGCACAGCATCTTGATATTGACAGCAGCAACTGTATTTGTTATATAGATGGGTTCAGATATTGGATCGGTAACTATTATTTAGAGGAGGACAATCTTCACTACTCTCCTTTTGACATGATGCCTATGAATCTCTTCACGAGCAAGACATTGGTTACTTGAAGCTCACGTCTTCTGGTCTTAGGGATCCTGCAGGTTTTGTTTACATGCCTTGTCTTAAATTCATGCATCTCGAACAAGTTGTATGGGATACGCATCTGGACACGGTTATCTCAGGGTGCCCTGTTCTTGAGGAGCTGACCTTGTTGAGGGATCCGCATGATAAATATAAGGCTTTGCTAGTTAGGACTCAGAGCTTGAAGAGGTTTCGTCTGCTGCCGCTTAGGAACGGATACGTCCGTTCGAGAGTGAAATGCACGCTTGAGATTGATACTCCGGGGCTAGAGTATATGAGCCTAGGAGATGATCATATTGATAGCATTGTGGTAAAGAACCTGACTTCTTTGTTGGTGGTTGAGCTTGATATCAAGTTTGTTGCCGGGTTTGCCGTGCATTTTGATACTTGGAACTTGACAAAGAGAAGTGAAATAATCAGTGATTTTCTCAATGGGATATCGAGTGTAAGACATATGATCATCATCTCTGCCAAAACAGTGCAGGCCTTTGATCATTACTCAAAAGCAGGAATGATTCCAAAGTTCAACAACTTGTCCTGTTTACAAGCAGTGTTCCGTAGCTACTTGTTACAGTTTCTCCCAGCCTTTCTTCAGTGTTGCCCCAATCTGAAACACCTACTCTTGGTAAAGCCATCTtcttcttatgttttttttttatggatatGTGTATTATTGAAAACTCAGCAggttttttgtgtgtgtgtgtgtgtgtgtatacaAAAGGTTGTTCATTCAGGGAAGATGGATGAGGGATTGAAACTCACAGATGTGCCGCGGTGTGTGTCATCAACTCTTGAGTGCGTTGAAATACAAGAAAAACTTGAATTGGAGGAAGGGAAGATGAAAGCAACAAGTTACTTTCTTGGAAACTCAGCAGTGCTGAAGAAACTCATTCTGAGCCCCACAGCTTATGATCCTCGAGATGTTCTGGAATCAGAGATATGGGAGAAGGTTAATAAACTCAAAAAACGTTCTCCAGGATGTGAAATTATCATCCGAGCCATGGAGGAGGATTAACGTTATCATTTGATTAATCTTCTTCTTAGTTTTGTTTGGATTACTTGACTATTGCTGCTGATGCAAGTTCCTTCATAGTAGTcttagttttttcaaaaaaaaaaaaggttcctTCATAGTcagttctcttttccttttttcaaaAGTCCAAATCTCAGTTTCTTGGGTGTCTTTTAGATAAAAATGATGATCTTGCATTCCCTTAAGCTtggtttatatgttttatacatttaaatatccaatatatttttaaatacttttgATATAAAGAAATCAATCTTGAATATATAGAAAATCCAAAACCAATCTTGATATAAAATGACCTAAAGGGTAAATCAACTTTTTCTTTCACTAGTGCAAGttaaatgtatatattaatataaaaaacctTTTTTTATTACCAAGTGTTAATTATTCTAAATTCAGTTTTAAACTTATATAGTTTATTGTAATCTTATTGAGAATTTAATAATCAGATTTTGCATAAAGACCTTGTTCTACggggtgttattggtttacgtattttaatggatttgaaaacTTAAACCAAATTcagtgttattggttttatgattttaaaatctatatttaaatctagtgttattggttttatgattttaaaacaaatttcaaaatctagtattattCAAAAGCAAAGATTTATTTAAGGATTTGATTTGAAATTGGATTTGAGTGGATTTATGCatgtttttaaagtaaaaatataaagGAACAAATATTGAGTTCAACCTTGTTATTTTGATTGgatttgtaatatattttttccagttCTTACGTTTGGACAAGTTTTCACGCTTTCTATTTGTCAACCCCGTCAATATCCCAAAACCTATGTATTCAGTCAATATATTATTATCATGTTCAACATTACCTTCTTCTCTCTGGGTAACAAATGAATTCTCAACTTGTTCAATTTATAATCACCGGCAATAGTTCaaagttttgatttatattctCTTGTATGTAATTAACTAGCTTTGGACCTTCCTAACTATTACCTTGTCACTTTCCAACTCTAACCAACAAAAATTAGTATATTCAAACGATTTCTCTGTCCCAAAACATTTTTCCTCATGAACTAGTAAGGTCATTATTTAGGTCTAGTTACAATTCACctattttgaattattaaaatACATCAAAGTCTCGTCCCACTTAATTGTAATAGCCCGTTGCTTACTCGTAATAACCCGTTGCTTACTCGATTGGATCCATTTTATTGATCCATTTTATTGATTCAATCTAGTTACTTGCTCGATTGAATCCATTTTATTGATAATAACAATTCAcctattttgattttgaaactcatataaattatttctaaatccacttgtttgatttttaaaatcttggATTTACCAAAGATTTTTAAATCTAAAGATGATTTgtaaatccattaaaatactaGAACCAATAACCCCTACTACGTTTTCTACAAATGTTGACTAAAAAGTTGACCTTGTCCTTCTAACTAATTATAAGTACTTAGAGATTTATAATGAAATTGATAAATAGAAGATTATCATAAGGTTTACTATTCTTTATACTTAAAACTTAAAGGTGTCTCTAGTTCAGAATCAAGCTTAATATAGCACAAACATTTGATAACCCATATCTAAGAAGTTGCCAAAAACCAAATATTTAGGGCAGAATAACTTGAACGAGGTCAAGAGCAACTTCATCTCCGGTGGTGATCTTCTTGGCTGGTTCTTTCTCCGGCAATCCCCAGTCGAAGAAATAAAGCAAGTTTAAAAGTCCAAACTCAACAATGACAATCCCCATCGCCATCCCTGGACAGATTCTCCGACCGGAACCAAACGGTAAAAGCTCAAAGTTTAATCCCCTGTAATCTACTGAACTATCTACAAACCTATCAGGATCAAACTCATCAGGGTTTTTCCACACATTTGGATCACGTGCTATGGCGTAAGCGTTGATCAAGATCTGTGTCTTTTTGGGAATATCATAGCCTTGGATCTTGATGTGAGACATTGTCTCTCTCGGTAGCAAAAGTGGAGCTGCTGGGTGTAACCTAAATATCTCCTTGACCATTAGCTTAAAGTAGTGAAGTTGGTTCAAATCTTCTTCTGTGAGTCTCTCCTTCTTGTCCCCAAGCGTTGTCCTAATCTCATCTTGTACTTTCTTCATCACTCTAGGGTTTCTGATCAACTCAGTCATTGCCCATATCATTGTGGATGCGCTTGTGCTTACCCCTGCTAGAAATACGTCCTGGCATAACACATGTTACAAATAAATGTTCTAAATTGTAATAGTATTTATATCGTTAATatgagaaactttttttttttttaatatgagaAACTCTTAGTAATAAAAACATGGAAATATTAAGCATTATCATCAATATCAATATCATCAATAAGAAAAACCTTTCGCTTCTTATCCAAAACttgtaataacataattatccagttttaaataaaatttataataatatctaatttttattattaccGATATCATTCCTTTGAGATGATCTGTGGTGATCTTGAAAGAGTCTTGCTTCCTCATCATATCTATCATCACATCGATAATATCAGAACCCTCTTGTACCCTTCTCCCAGGCTTAAGATGATCATCGAGAACATTCTGAAAGAACGTGTCGAGTTCCGAGAAAGCATTCTCTAGTCTCTTTGTCTGACCAGTGAACAAATCTATGAGTTCACCGATTCTTCCGGGAAACAAGTCAGAGAACATAGAAGTTCTCGTGAGCAGCTCAGACCTTTGCACAAGATCAGCTATACCATCTTCATCGATGAACTCACTTTCATGTAGATTCTGCCCTAGCCCTACTCTACAGACAATACTCCCGACTAGCGTATAAAGGGTTTTCTTCAGACTCACCAGAGATTCACTCGAAGCAGATTCAGAGAGTTTCTTGACCAGCAAGTCATTCTCTTCCTCTCTAACATACCTAAAGTACTGAATCTTTTTCGAGCTGAAGAGCTCCACCACCGAGAGCTTTCTCATGGCCCTCCACTCCTCACCGTAAGGAGCAAACCCGATGTCTTTGGAGTTGTAAGAGATCATTCTGATCCCGGCAGTCTCTGGTCGGTTACAACACTCAAGATCGTGAGTCTTGAGCACTTCCTCTGCTGCTTCTTTTGATGAGATCACGACCATGGGGACGAATCCGAAGCGGAGGTGTACTACTGGTCCGTACTTTTGGGAGAGGTTCCTACGGTTCCTGGGATGTAACTCTCCGCGTTGGTGTAAGTTTCCGATGATCGGAAGCTTCGGCGGGCCCGGAGGAAGATTCCATTTCGAGGGTTGGAGTTTTCTGAAGAAGATAAAGATAAGAGGTAAGAGGCAGAGGAAACAGAGAGAGATTGACATGTTCCGTCGTGTCCTGTTTATGTTTCTTTCAGtcttttgtattttaattgaaGAGCTTAACCACTACTCCATTATAAAATTGCTAactttatcttatttatttgtttttccaTTAGATATTTTCATAAAGGGCAATTATTGATTCGTCACATGAGTGTGGGAGTCGCTGTCGGTGATAATTCAACGTAATCGATTAAATAAGTAgtcattttgaattttgattacCTAAGAACATTTCCATTAATGAGAtaccttttaaaatattttactaatatggAGTATTAATTTTTgacattataaaattaaatgtttaacATATACAAACTTAGACAACTCCTACTATGACATGTATCACGAATATTTGGAAATTTATGAAGGAAAATTCATCctattttctcctttttttgggtaattttattatattttatatggatGAAGTAGTATCTACTGAAAATTCGGTTTGCAATGGAGGTGGTCTAAAAGGTGCAAACTTATAAGTTGTATACCGCCATTTATTAACTAGAGACGTCAAATGGCTCCTTTCATATAAACTGAACCTCatgtaacttttttataaaacctGGTATAACTTATTAGTGCACTAGCTATATTGAATTAACAATAATGATGATGTACTGTTCTATTCCTTTATGTTACTGTTGTTATTACTTACAAAGATGTTAGTTAGTTGTAGCTCTTGTATGTCTTGGTTTATATTTGCTGTCAAGACTCAAAAGTTAGTATATTGATCATTAAGAGAGTGAGAAAAACGATCACTACTTGCTAAAAATGGGGAATCAAGTGAAATGGCCTAACTGTCAAAGTTGGATTGGTCACGATCACTAAGGACAAGGAGACGGATACTCAACAAAGTGCAGATCTCCGAGTGGTTGGAAGTATATTTTCTTGAACAATAAGAGGAATACAAATATTCCCAATATGGTTTTGTTGGCGGTAGATATTGCTCGTATATCTAGACCACCTCACCAACGTAGATGCAACACTGCCTTAGTAACCGGATAGTGTTTTGCCTCTCCATGCCACTTGTGTGGAACGAAGACGTTCACTGTATTGTGATAATTCTGTTCCCATGCATGCATGTAGCCACTTGGATGGTATATGTAATGCTGTTCAGTCGGCATCTATTGGTCAAACATTATCTAACCTATTATATAATTCAACACTATTTAAGCTTTGAAAAACAGGTTAAATCATTTTTGAACGATGTAATGATGAACAAGGTATGAATATGACCGCAACTTTCTTTAGAAACGAATAAACTTTTATTATTTCTTGATATAGTATCTTTCAAACATCAATTCTTACACAAATACAACAATATCTGAAGAATCTTACCTTTCATGTTCATGATCTTTCCATGGTATTAAACTTCTTGGACTCCACATCCATAACGTCGAAGGGGTACAAGTTGAAGAGGTACTTTCTTGACAATGGAGAGAGTACCATATTCTTCCATATCAATGTCTCCAGTTTTCATCCCATCAGGCAATCCCCAATCGAAAAAGTAAAGCAAATTCATTAATCCTAACTCCACAGTAGCAGCTCCCATTGGCATCGCCGGACACATCCTTCGACCAGAACCAAATGGCAATAGCTCAAAATGTTGTCCTCTGAAATCTACAGAACTATTAGCAAAACGTTCAGGGATGAAATCTTCAGGGTCGGTCCAACGCTTGGGGTCACGTCCTATTGCCCATACATTAACTTGGATTTGCGTCTTCGGGGGAATATCATAGCCTTGGATCTTGATGTGAGACATTGTTTCTCTTGGGATTATAAACGGAAGTGGTGGATGTAATCTGAATGTTTCCTTGATTATGAGACTCAAGTATTCAACTTTTCCTAGATCATCTTCAGTGATTTTTTCCCTTTTGGCTCCCAAGGTGATTCGAATATTCTCTTGAGCTTTCTTCATCACTCTTGGGTTTCTAACGAGTTCTGTCATCGCCCAAATCATTGTTATAGAGCTTGTATCTATCCCCGCAAGAAACACATCCTGAAAATCACATGAAAAAACATATTAGaccttatattatatagtttttaacaTAATCAAGTGGTATAACAtgacaattttttaaaattttaccatGACGATTGCCTTTAGATTATCCATACTAGGCTTGAAAGAATCTGCATCCTCTTTATCAATCATATCTAACAACAAGGAAACAATATCCTTATTTTTTCTTCCTTCTGGCTTCAAGTGATCATCAATCACATGCTGATAAAAAGCATCAAGCTCTTTAAAGGCTCTGTTgatcttcttgtttcttcgAAACAACCAGTCTAAGAATCTTCCAGCCCCACCAGGGAAGAAGTCAGAGAAAGTGAAAGTCCCTAGAGCTATCGCTCCGTCGGTTACAAGCTCTTCAATCCTTTCTTGATCGATAACGAACCCGTCCACGTGGAAGTTCTGTCCTAAAGCTACTCTACAAATGATGCTTGCGGTGAGTGAAAAGAAGGTTTTGCTTAAATCTACAGGAGATTGTGTCAAAGCAGATTCCGATACCTTCTTCACCACGTAATCTACCTCTTCCTCTCTTATATACCTAAATGACTGAACCTTCTTGAGACTTAAAAGCTCGATGACCGCGATTTTTCGCATTTCCCGCCAGTAAGCACCGTACGGAGAGAATGAGATGTCTTTAAAGCCGTAAGAGAGTTTTCCTGTCCCGACCGTCTTTGGTCGGCTGCAACATTCCAAGTCGTGAGTTTTGAGAACCGCTTCAGCTGCTTCACTCGATGAGATGACAACCACTGGAACAAAGCCGAGTCGAAGAAGCATCACCGGTCCGTATTTGAGTGAGAGGTTATGGAAACATCTGTGAGGCAATCCTGAAAGATGATGCAAGTTCCCAATGATGGGAAGACTTGAAGGGCTAGGAGGAAGATTAAACTTTGAAGTTTTAAAATTCTTGAGATAGATTGTTGATACAAGAGTAAGAAGCAAAACcaagaagaaacagagcaagatctccattttttctttttttttttaagctgGTTCTTGGAGAGATGATAGTACAAAATCCAAAGTATCTTGTGTATATAATATAAGGCTACTAGATAGATGACCTAACAGACACGTTAGGTCTACAAAATCAAGTGGTTGAAATCAACTGTGTAAGAAAGTTGCTAAATTTGTGGAAACTATCTTCTTCAGCATTATAAATGACACAAAAGTCTAATCCATTAGAACTGGTTATGAGATATGATTGGTTGTTTGGATAATATGGCACTGGTTGATTGGATGGTGTATGAGCCAGGCTTCTTCTGCTATTCGATTATTAAAATATCCAATGATTTAACACAAAACTTGTTAAGAGTCTTCCTTCGACGTAGACTGATGTGCAAGTTTCATTCTTTTGCTTGTAGAATTCATTGTTCCTAAATATTTATTATCTATTTTCAGGTTCAGTCCAAAAAAAGAAGGATAAtgtattttcagtttttttttttaatttccggattttttgtttgtttcggATTTAGTGGGAAAATGCTACACTGAACGTATATATTTTGTGGCTGTTTCTCGAAGAGATGAAGTGAAAGGACGTTATGACGACATATTATTGCAAGTTGCAGTAGAGAAGCATAATCACTATCTTCTTTGGAATCATGAAGGCGACAAAAGCATAATCATATTAGCCGCCAAAAATGACTTGTGGTCCAAGCATCACTTATTTGTTAGAATTTGTTATGTTTGAAAACATCAAACGTTTGACAAAGATTCGAGGAtaagtttttcttcttcatttttctcATGTCTTCCGTTCTTTTCTGTTATCCTCTCGTATTCTTTATCTGCGTTTTGTAGttataatgatttattttgaTCATTATTGGGTCATATCTTATAATTGACGAGCAGATGAATACTACGTCagtgtgtgtgtttgtctacTCGGGTGATTCTGACCAGAATTTTTATAAGCTTTTGGTACTTGGTGGAACGGCAGTCTTCTCGTTAAATTCTGGATCCTTGTGGAATAACAGTTTTAGTGTTTAATTGATTTGCTTAACCTCTTCAACATTCCGGTAGCAGAGTGAAAACGGTAAAAGATCAAAGATCAAAAGCCCTCTCTGACTCGTCATGTTCCCCTTGGCTGGAACAACTACTCGGTAAGGAAGCTAGTCAGTAAAGTTTACACTTTGAAAATTAGTATAAAAACTAGTATGTTGGTTGGTACTATCTCAATCTTTAGTGAATTCTCTCTCTATACTTTTTTGAGCTTCTATGTCACGATTTTTTATAGTTTAGTTCTAACGAGTTGTTTGAACTTTGCCTTCTTATTCTTATGGCTTAAAAGTAaacagtattaaaaaaaattcaggaaTAAGTTATTGTTGACTATACTATTACAGTTCGGTTTGGTCGGACCAGTTTTGTCTATATAGATTGCACATTAATCATCTAGATGCAAAGAATTAGAAAGTGTTTAGATGTGAACTTATGATCATGAACTGATATTTTTCAACCAAACATTTTCTTTATAAttattcaacttttttttttgtcaaactatAATTATTCAACTTATGTTCCTAATTTTACGGTTGAAACAAAGACTGAAGAGTTGAAAAAGCTGTTTGAACAAAGTAAAGGGAGTATGTGTTTGCAGAAAATAAAAAGGAGAATCTTAATAGAGTGAACACCAGAGCTTAAGCTAAAGAAAGGGAGTGAATTGATTAGGAAGTAAAAGAAAGTCTTAGTTTTACTCGGCAGCTGCTTCCTCCATGACCTGTTCCGCAATGGCTGGTGGCACGGGGTAGTAGTGATAGTGTAGCTCCCCAACATCATCTCCTGACAGTTTCGTCCATCCATTAGGACCCACGTGGTACACTGATCACACGAGAAGAGACAAAATCTTATTTTATGAGCCAAAAATTCAGTATCTAGAAAATTTAGCATCACATCTGAGACTACTTACCGCTAGCAACACCACCACTGGCTCCATCACGGAATGTCGCATGATAGATTGATCTCCTTGCCAACTCGGAAGCTTCTTCAACTGACATATCGAACTTGTATCTAATGATAGAAGCAAGATTAGAATATGGTTTTAGCTATTGGGATTGGAACAAAAGAGATGAACATGTTCTTACCCGCTGTCTAGTACACCGTAAGCGTATGGCGAACCAGAACCAACTGAAAACCTGTCTCCCTTGAGCCTTCCTCCTTCGTTGTCGACATAGTATAGTCCAGGACCCTATCCAAGGAGAAGTTAGATTCTCAAGGgtgagaaaaaagaagaagatgaagatatgAAGTTGGTTTCACTGACAGTTTCGTCCCATCCAGCAATCATGGTGCCGACGGAAAGTCCCATTCCACGGTATGAGTAGAGCATGTTTGCGAGAAGTTTTGAAGCTCCGGAAACAGAGATTCTCCTCTTGTTTGCCAGTTCATGTAGACGGCACTTGGATAGACAAATAAATCAAGAGATTAGCCATAGTTTCAACAAATGAAAACCAACATACAGCATAGGTAAACAATATCAACATGCCAAAATATTCTAAACAAAAGCTGAGTTATACCCACTCAAATGTAAAGCATCACTTTGCAGTTTGCATCATAAACCTTGATCTTTCTAAGCTTTTATAGTCATCAATTAAAGCTATTTTGTTATTCGGTATCTTAGTACAACAAAGGTAACTGAAGTATACTACTTACAACAATGGTTAGTTCCAGAACAAGGATGCTAAAGCCATTAACTATGTAGTAGAAAATGCATGCATTACCTAAAGAGATTCGTATAATTTTAAGGTCACAATAATACAACAAAAACCTTTCCAGTTATCCAACTTAAAATGAAGATAAGTCACAAGATCTAAACATCAGTTCACACCACAAAGGAAAAACAAATAGCGATAGGTACCTTAATACCAAGATTTCTGTGCCAGAATTGGCAGTCAGCAGCTCCTCCAGCCATTGTACCAAGCATATAAGGATTGATCTCAATAATCTTCTTCACAGATTGTGAGGCTAAATACAGAAAACCAATAAGAAACATCAGTAGCAATAATACAAACGCTTCCTTTCCTATACACTGCCTCACTACCATTGACCAACAGAAATTTACTTAACAATCCATCTCAAAACTAAGCCAACAAGAAGCTAACTTAATCTTCTGCCAGAGTCAACTATACGAAAAGCAAAGATATAAACTAAAGAGTAAAGTGAAGAAAGATAACATACAGATATATCCACCCATGCTAGCACGAGAATCAGCAGCGACCATGACACCTTCTTTGAAGATAAAAGCAAGTGTGGTTGTTCCTTTCGCAGGCTTCACCATCTGCACTGCTTCTTTCTGAAACCCATCAAACTGAAACCCCACACAAAAAACCAAATCACCAACATTGCTTCTCCTAAGAACCCAAAACAATTTCATCAAATCAACAAAATCAAAAAGTCACATCTGTAGTCCGGGGAAGATCAAACGAGGGCACGGTAGAAAACCCATCAAGCATATCGTTGCTTGAGCCGAATCCAATCGTAGGCATGGATGTCTCGAATCCACTAGTGTCAAGCTTCATTGTTAAAACCCTACAGAAATACAAGTACCCATCGATTATAGGACTATTCTAGTATGAGATAAACCAAACCCAGAAGTCAAGTAGAGAGCTTTCCTCTTAAAGAAACTCAAATCAGATCTAGCTAGAGATATAAACCCTAAGCCTTCATcgtttaaaagaaaaaacaacgaTGCTACAGCTCGATTAGGGATCGTAAACATACCTTGACGAAGAAAAGTAATCAAATTGaagcgagaagaagaagaagatgaagaagctcgAACTGACGAACGAAGACGAGAAAAAGGAATAGATCGTTTCTTGAGCACCGGGCAAACCACAGAGGAGCTAACTGGGCCGTGATGGGCCATCTAATTATTGGTGTTACTAAGTAACTGGGCCGTTTAATCTTTAAATTGTCTTTAAAGAAACCTCTTTGTGAACTAGAGTCTTAGCTCCAACATTGATATGAGGCTTTAAAAACCTCTTTCTGAGCTAGAGTGTTAGATTTGATCTTAATCTTCTCTCGCTTTCTCCTTccttctcttctccttctcgGAACTGAGACAAGGGTTTAAGGATTTCGAAAGGTCAAAACTTTGAGCGAAAGATCACCCTTTTCCTCTCTGAAACTCGTCTACAATGG is part of the Brassica rapa cultivar Chiifu-401-42 chromosome A09, CAAS_Brap_v3.01, whole genome shotgun sequence genome and harbors:
- the LOC103843086 gene encoding proteasome subunit beta type-5-B; this encodes MKLDTSGFETSMPTIGFGSSNDMLDGFSTVPSFDLPRTTDFDGFQKEAVQMVKPAKGTTTLAFIFKEGVMVAADSRASMGGYISSQSVKKIIEINPYMLGTMAGGAADCQFWHRNLGIKCRLHELANKRRISVSGASKLLANMLYSYRGMGLSVGTMIAGWDETGPGLYYVDNEGGRLKGDRFSVGSGSPYAYGVLDSGYKFDMSVEEASELARRSIYHATFRDGASGGVASVYHVGPNGWTKLSGDDVGELHYHYYPVPPAIAEQVMEEAAAE
- the LOC103843085 gene encoding cytochrome P450 71B2 — protein: MEILLCFFLVLLLTLVSTIYLKNFKTSKFNLPPSPSSLPIIGNLHHLSGLPHRCFHNLSLKYGPVMLLRLGFVPVVVISSSEAAEAVLKTHDLECCSRPKTVGTGKLSYGFKDISFSPYGAYWREMRKIAVIELLSLKKVQSFRYIREEEVDYVVKKVSESALTQSPVDLSKTFFSLTASIICRVALGQNFHVDGFVIDQERIEELVTDGAIALGTFTFSDFFPGGAGRFLDWLFRRNKKINRAFKELDAFYQHVIDDHLKPEGRKNKDIVSLLLDMIDKEDADSFKPSMDNLKAIVMDVFLAGIDTSSITMIWAMTELVRNPRVMKKAQENIRITLGAKREKITEDDLGKVEYLSLIIKETFRLHPPLPFIIPRETMSHIKIQGYDIPPKTQIQVNVWAIGRDPKRWTDPEDFIPERFANSSVDFRGQHFELLPFGSGRRMCPAMPMGAATVELGLMNLLYFFDWGLPDGMKTGDIDMEEYGTLSIVKKVPLQLVPLRRYGCGVQEV
- the LOC103843083 gene encoding cytochrome P450 71B28 isoform X3, which encodes MSISLCFLCLLPLIFIFFRKLQPSKWNLPPGPPKLPIIGNLHQRGELHPRNRRNLSQKYGPVVHLRFGFVPMVVISSKEAAEEVLKTHDLECCNRPETAGIRMISYNSKDIGFAPYGEEWRAMRKLSVVELFSSKKIQYFRYVREEENDLLVKKLSESASSESLVSLKKTLYTLVGSIVCRVGLGQNLHESEFIDEDGIADLVQRSELLTRTSMFSDLFPGRIGELIDLFTGQTKRLENAFSELDTFFQNVLDDHLKPGRRVQEGSDIIDVMIDMMRKQDSFKITTDHLKGMISVIIKKKLNIITWISIWYCKL
- the LOC103843083 gene encoding cytochrome P450 71B28 isoform X2; the protein is MSISLCFLCLLPLIFIFFRKLQPSKWNLPPGPPKLPIIGNLHQRGELHPRNRRNLSQKYGPVVHLRFGFVPMVVISSKEAAEEVLKTHDLECCNRPETAGIRMISYNSKDIGFAPYGEEWRAMRKLSVVELFSSKKIQYFRYVREEENDLLVKKLSESASSESLVSLKKTLYTLVGSIVCRVGLGQNLHESEFIDEDGIADLVQRSELLTRTSMFSDLFPGRIGELIDLFTGQTKRLENAFSELDTFFQNVLDDHLKPGRRVQEGSDIIDVMIDMMRKQDSFKITTDHLKGMISDVFLAGVSTSASTMIWAMTELIRNPRVMKKVQDEIRTTLGDKKERLTEEDLNQLHYFKLMVKEIFRLHPAAPLLLPRETMSHIKIQGYDIPKKTQILINAYAIARDPNVWKNPDEFDPDRFVDSSVDYRGLNFELLPFGSGRRICPGMAMGIVIVEFGLLNLLYFFDWGLPEKEPAKKITTGDEVALDLVQVILP
- the LOC103843083 gene encoding cytochrome P450 71B28 isoform X1, translating into MSISLCFLCLLPLIFIFFRKLQPSKWNLPPGPPKLPIIGNLHQRGELHPRNRRNLSQKYGPVVHLRFGFVPMVVISSKEAAEEVLKTHDLECCNRPETAGIRMISYNSKDIGFAPYGEEWRAMRKLSVVELFSSKKIQYFRYVREEENDLLVKKLSESASSESLVSLKKTLYTLVGSIVCRVGLGQNLHESEFIDEDGIADLVQRSELLTRTSMFSDLFPGRIGELIDLFTGQTKRLENAFSELDTFFQNVLDDHLKPGRRVQEGSDIIDVMIDMMRKQDSFKITTDHLKGMISDIFLAGVSTSASTMIWAMTELIRNSRVMKKVQDEIRTTLGDKKESLTEEDLNKLHYFKLMVKEIFRLHPAAPLLLPRETMSHIKIQGYDIPKKTQILINAYAIARDPNVWKNPDEFDPDRFVDSSIDYRGLNFELSPFGSGRRICPGMAMGIVIVEFGLLNLLYFFDWGLPEKEAAKKITTGDEVALDLVQVVLH